One part of the Myxococcales bacterium genome encodes these proteins:
- a CDS encoding DUF1552 domain-containing protein: MTRHTRRDFVRMMGLGAGASFLVPMLNKLVGEGTAQAQPRRRVIFFVDSCGLLPALYAPKSGFELGGILAPLAPYRDEVLILDKFHMHREDNHGSGYATLTGVAGKPGGASMDRVLARSLGKTDPVSSTAFGTLGGENKQVVCVSADGPNQPFPAEWSPNKIYQTLFAGRTGTAAQPDLGQQLLSSKRSALDFLVQDVQRASGRLAGPERAKLDQYLESLREIERRLAAGSSLKCDTVKAPAKPESAYRQQNDEFPSEAVPPLLDLAFAAHLCSLTHVSLISIEGYNGAGSGYGFLGIKGSIHHQMHHFSMMPELTKAYTQHAAWLASLVGKFKATAEGGGTMADNTVFVWVNAAGGIHHEGTQTHPAILIGGKGYFRGGRYLQYPDKKHALSDVLISVANFAGLPIEKFGDISTGPLPDLRVS, translated from the coding sequence ATGACACGGCACACAAGACGCGACTTCGTGCGCATGATGGGGCTCGGCGCCGGCGCGAGCTTCCTCGTTCCGATGCTGAACAAGCTCGTCGGCGAGGGCACGGCGCAGGCGCAGCCCCGCCGCAGGGTGATCTTCTTCGTCGACAGCTGCGGCCTGCTCCCCGCACTCTATGCCCCGAAGAGTGGCTTCGAGCTGGGCGGGATCCTCGCGCCGCTTGCTCCGTACCGCGACGAGGTCCTCATCCTCGACAAGTTCCACATGCACCGTGAGGACAACCACGGCAGCGGCTACGCGACGCTCACCGGTGTCGCGGGAAAGCCAGGCGGGGCCTCGATGGACCGCGTGCTGGCCCGCTCTTTGGGCAAGACGGATCCCGTCTCCTCGACCGCTTTCGGCACACTCGGCGGCGAGAACAAGCAGGTGGTCTGTGTCAGCGCCGACGGTCCGAACCAACCGTTCCCGGCCGAGTGGAGCCCGAACAAGATATACCAGACGCTGTTCGCCGGTCGGACCGGGACGGCGGCGCAGCCCGATCTCGGCCAGCAGCTGCTCAGTTCCAAGCGCAGCGCCCTCGACTTCCTGGTGCAGGACGTGCAGCGTGCCTCAGGTCGGCTCGCCGGCCCCGAGCGAGCGAAGCTGGACCAGTACCTGGAGTCGCTGCGGGAGATAGAGCGCCGCCTGGCGGCCGGCAGCTCGCTGAAGTGTGACACCGTCAAGGCCCCGGCAAAGCCCGAGAGCGCCTACCGCCAGCAAAACGATGAGTTCCCGAGCGAGGCTGTTCCGCCGCTGCTCGATCTTGCTTTCGCGGCGCACCTGTGCTCCCTCACCCACGTCTCGCTCATCTCCATCGAAGGGTACAACGGGGCCGGTTCGGGATATGGGTTCCTGGGAATCAAGGGGTCCATCCATCACCAGATGCACCACTTTTCGATGATGCCCGAGCTCACCAAGGCTTACACCCAGCACGCAGCCTGGCTTGCCAGTCTGGTGGGCAAGTTCAAGGCGACGGCCGAGGGCGGCGGAACGATGGCGGACAACACCGTCTTCGTTTGGGTCAACGCGGCCGGCGGGATTCATCACGAGGGCACCCAAACGCACCCCGCCATCTTGATCGGGGGAAAGGGGTACTTTCGCGGCGGCCGCTACCTGCAATATCCGGACAAAAAGCACGCGCTGAGCGACGTTCTGATCTCGGTTGCCAACTTCGCTGGACTGCCGATCGAGAAGTTCGGGGACATCTCGACGGGGCCACTGCCCGATCTGCGCGTCTCGTAA
- a CDS encoding DUF1592 domain-containing protein produces the protein MFPIAFVTLGLPWSVSCTGNIGTGGQDNQQSDNAPGQGSEPTPGTPGTPPPGDDRPDPLGSSPLDWGQGCRVPAARIWRLSPQEAFETVSALVPGGLKGTPAPTLRLRLPGTSSSDARQAGVAVNAVEELLDQAAKIADEIYARRSELLECPSGTPELGCLKQLAVARLAPRLFRRALTAEETAAYEQYATAEYDRAGAASALRQVLTVILTSPQALFRWEQGDPRDTKAVVPLTPSERASALSFFISGAPPDSELRAAAESGALGAPAEVEKQARRLLATPDGARGIIRFFEEYANFDLVPQQAKNSTQFPRFSKAMAADMASEGRMLFSHVLWEGDARLHTLLTADHSVVSPALAGLYGIPSGGSGFQRVALPPAQRRGFLTLAGPMAVLATDTETDIVHRGLYLRDVILCEPLPPPPVGVDIFPPPPDPRLTHRERMNAHSASPTCRACHNLIDPMGFLFENYDAIGAYRTADGARPVDSQGEVVTDGGRVPVGSALELSSLLAGSPRVGQCFVQHLYRYARGEPAAGDDACELKRLNAAFVASGGNIRELVVQVAVGEHFLFRSNASNQEK, from the coding sequence GTGTTTCCAATAGCCTTTGTGACCCTGGGGCTCCCCTGGAGCGTCTCGTGCACGGGCAACATTGGAACAGGCGGCCAAGACAACCAGCAAAGTGACAATGCGCCGGGTCAAGGTTCTGAGCCAACGCCTGGCACCCCTGGCACCCCGCCCCCCGGGGACGACAGGCCGGATCCGCTAGGGTCGTCGCCCCTCGACTGGGGCCAGGGCTGCCGCGTGCCGGCGGCGCGGATCTGGCGGCTCTCCCCGCAAGAGGCCTTCGAGACGGTCTCGGCGCTGGTTCCCGGTGGTCTCAAAGGGACGCCCGCCCCGACGCTTCGGCTGCGCCTGCCGGGGACATCGAGCAGCGACGCCCGGCAGGCAGGCGTCGCCGTGAACGCCGTCGAGGAACTGCTGGATCAAGCGGCCAAGATCGCCGACGAGATCTACGCGAGACGATCGGAGCTGCTGGAGTGTCCAAGCGGCACCCCGGAGCTGGGGTGTCTCAAGCAGCTCGCCGTTGCGCGCTTGGCACCGCGTTTGTTCCGGCGCGCCTTGACCGCCGAGGAGACAGCGGCCTACGAGCAGTACGCGACCGCCGAGTACGACCGCGCCGGGGCCGCTTCGGCCTTGCGGCAGGTCCTCACCGTGATCCTGACGTCTCCACAGGCGCTCTTCCGCTGGGAGCAAGGTGATCCTCGTGACACCAAGGCGGTCGTCCCGTTGACGCCGTCCGAACGCGCGTCGGCCCTGTCGTTCTTCATCTCGGGCGCACCGCCGGACAGCGAGCTGCGTGCCGCTGCGGAGTCGGGCGCCCTCGGGGCGCCGGCGGAGGTCGAGAAGCAGGCGCGTCGCCTGCTGGCGACACCCGACGGCGCCCGCGGCATCATTCGCTTCTTTGAGGAATACGCGAACTTCGACCTCGTTCCCCAACAGGCCAAGAACTCCACGCAATTCCCGCGCTTCTCGAAGGCGATGGCCGCAGACATGGCCAGCGAGGGACGCATGCTGTTCTCCCATGTGCTGTGGGAGGGGGACGCCCGGCTGCACACGTTGCTCACGGCCGATCACTCCGTCGTCTCACCCGCTCTCGCCGGGCTCTACGGGATCCCGTCGGGCGGCTCGGGGTTCCAGCGGGTGGCGCTGCCGCCCGCACAGCGCCGCGGCTTCCTGACCCTGGCGGGGCCGATGGCCGTCCTGGCCACGGACACCGAGACGGACATCGTGCACCGAGGACTCTATTTGCGCGACGTCATCCTCTGCGAGCCGTTGCCACCGCCGCCGGTTGGGGTCGACATATTTCCGCCGCCGCCCGACCCGCGCTTGACCCACCGCGAGCGCATGAACGCCCACTCCGCAAGCCCGACCTGCCGAGCCTGCCACAACCTGATCGACCCGATGGGTTTCCTCTTCGAGAACTACGACGCCATCGGAGCCTACCGGACCGCCGACGGCGCCCGGCCGGTGGACTCGCAAGGGGAGGTCGTCACCGACGGCGGCCGGGTCCCGGTCGGCAGCGCGCTGGAGCTCTCTTCCCTGTTGGCCGGATCCCCGCGCGTGGGTCAGTGTTTCGTCCAGCATTTGTACCGCTACGCGCGTGGGGAGCCGGCGGCCGGCGACGATGCCTGCGAGCTCAAACGCCTGAACGCCGCGTTCGTCGCCTCGGGAGGCAACATCCGCGAGCTGGTTGTTCAGGTCGCGGTGGGCGAGCACTTCCTTTTCCGCAGCAACGCTTCCAACCAGGAGAAGTAA
- a CDS encoding IS4 family transposase: protein MSLLRGPGDHFRAFFKLTSGCADKFDRTRTWSARSVLMWLMVLTMPDRKMSYRRSLRIVAYYGRKVFDWAKVPTLSSISEARKKVSIETCRGLLHQLVERCESIMPTPKTPWGKRRFIAFDGTRVVLPRSADTARKMARPKRPNGTSVHNPQGLVVMAADVFRRLPLDWSLTGKGIGERTSMQKLVHRLPFKAGDVAVMDRGFPSRHLFSALIEHGVDIIARMSASKATAWKELKPFLSSNKKTAKVTLTLPGARGNIELQVRVVERDAKPGRPRKGTKNERMVIVSTLSGKDGFDRKDIIKLYASRWGIESLFKEMKSFMQTEDFHSKSVQGCEQELISAMIWIALASFLQAEAERTLDGRRVVRADCLRAAGDLLSAMLSGKSIHEQMDDDIAALRMFAYAPQQDRHYPRECKRPFGRTIQRGGA, encoded by the coding sequence ATGAGCCTGCTTCGTGGACCTGGCGATCACTTTCGAGCGTTCTTCAAACTGACCAGTGGCTGTGCGGACAAGTTCGACCGGACACGGACATGGAGCGCCCGCAGCGTCTTGATGTGGCTGATGGTCCTGACGATGCCGGACCGAAAGATGAGCTATCGACGGAGCTTGCGGATCGTGGCGTACTACGGGCGCAAGGTGTTCGATTGGGCGAAGGTACCGACGTTGTCGTCCATCAGTGAAGCAAGAAAGAAGGTCTCGATCGAGACATGCCGTGGGTTGCTGCACCAGCTGGTCGAGCGGTGCGAGTCCATCATGCCGACTCCGAAAACCCCGTGGGGGAAACGTCGATTCATCGCGTTCGATGGAACGCGGGTTGTGTTGCCGCGCAGCGCGGATACAGCGAGGAAGATGGCGCGGCCGAAGCGGCCGAATGGGACGTCGGTGCACAATCCACAAGGGTTGGTGGTGATGGCTGCGGATGTGTTTCGCCGTCTTCCGTTGGATTGGTCCCTGACCGGAAAAGGCATCGGCGAGAGGACGTCCATGCAGAAGCTGGTTCACCGATTGCCGTTCAAGGCAGGCGACGTGGCCGTCATGGACAGAGGGTTTCCGAGTCGCCACCTGTTCTCAGCCTTGATTGAACATGGCGTTGACATCATTGCGAGAATGAGCGCATCGAAGGCGACGGCGTGGAAAGAGCTCAAGCCATTCTTGTCTTCAAACAAGAAGACCGCGAAAGTGACACTGACGCTTCCGGGGGCGAGAGGGAACATTGAGCTTCAGGTGCGCGTCGTCGAGCGCGACGCAAAGCCAGGCCGCCCGAGGAAAGGCACGAAGAACGAAAGGATGGTCATCGTGTCCACCTTGAGCGGAAAGGACGGATTCGATCGCAAAGACATCATCAAGCTCTACGCCTCTCGATGGGGAATCGAATCTCTCTTCAAGGAAATGAAGAGCTTCATGCAGACCGAGGACTTCCACAGCAAGAGCGTCCAAGGATGTGAACAGGAACTCATTTCCGCGATGATCTGGATAGCCCTGGCATCGTTCCTTCAAGCAGAAGCGGAGCGTACCCTTGATGGCCGACGCGTCGTTCGCGCAGACTGCCTACGAGCGGCCGGTGATCTGCTCTCTGCGATGCTTTCAGGAAAATCCATCCATGAACAGATGGACGATGACATCGCCGCCCTTCGAATGTTCGCGTACGCCCCACAACAAGACAGGCACTATCCGAGGGAGTGCAAACGTCCCTTCGGTCGCACCATCCAAAGGGGTGGTGCTTAA